A stretch of DNA from Methylosinus sp. LW4:
TCGAAGCCGCTGGTCGCGACCGTGCGCACATTGTCGAAAGCGGCGAGGCGCTGGCGAATATGGCCGAGCATGTTCTCGGCGACATCGGCGCCGATCCATTCCTTGCAGATCGGCGCGAGCGCGGCGCCGACGCGGCCGACGCCGGCGCCGATCTCCAGCACCACATCGTCCGGGCCGATGCCGACATAGGACTGCAGCATGTCGCGCGTGCCTTCGCCCATCTGGCGATAGAGGTCTTCGTCGATATAGCCGGAGACCGCCATTTTCGCGTCATTCTCGGAGACCGAGACGGAGTTCCAAATGTTCTTGTACTGGCTGCGGTTGAGCTTGACGTGCTCCACGGGGATCGGGGCGTTCTTCAGCCCGACCAGCGAACGAAGCGCGCGCACGATGCGGCGGCCGATGGGGAGCTTCTTGGCGTTGTCCTGAATGCTCATGCCGTTCCTCTGTGAAGCGGCGCCCGCTCGCGGCGCGCGCCTTCGAATCTAACCGCGCCTCGATGGAAGCGCGCGCCGCGGTGGCGTCAGCCGACCGAAGCGCTCCGTCTGGCGAAAACAGAAAATGTCGGCAGGACATTGCCCGCCGTCCCGATGATGTCGTTCAGCACGGTGACGTCGTCATAGCCGAGCGCGGCCAGCACGGCGAGAATGTCGTCCCTGTGCATCCAATTGGGAAAATCCATCGCGCCGCCGCAAAAGGCGACGCTGCGATCGCCATAGCCGCGCGCATAGTGGCGCACGTCCAGATTTTCGAATTTCTGCGTGAATGCATGCGGAAGCTGGTCGTCGTCGACCATGACCGTCCACAGATAGATGGCGTCGGCGCGCTCGGACAGGGCGCGCAGCAGCCGCAGCGGCTCGCGCATGTGGTAGAGCACGCCGCTCGCCACCACGAGATCATAGCGCGGACCGTCCTGCTCGAGCCATTGCACGAAATCGCCGAGATAAAAGCGCGTGTCGGGAAAATCGAGAACTTCCCGCGTCACCAGACATTTCAGAAAGGCGAGCCGGTTGGCCTCCACCGCGTCGATATGGGCGCCGGCCTTCGCCAGCATGTAGGTATGCGCGCCCTCCAGCGGACCGAGCTCCAGCACGCGGCGTCCCGTGAGATCGCCATAGCGCTCGATGCACCAGGTGATGCGCGGATCGTCGAAGGCCGGCAGCCGTCCGGCCGTAAGCCCCAATTCGATGGGAAAATGGCAGCTCCAGCCGGGAATGGCGTCGATGGCGTTCTGGTGCGACGGCGCGCGCGTCTCCTCGCCGGAAAACAGGCTGGCGACAGCGACCTCCTCGGAGCGGGGGCGCCGTCTGAACCAATTTCGTCCTAGCAATGCGAAAACCTCGCCTTTCGAATCCGGGCCGCGGCGCAGCCCCTAGCACAAAATCCACGGCCGCGCCTAACCCGGCGCGGCGGTCCTCGAAGAGCGGTCTCGGCGTGGCTTGCGCCCGCGCCCGGCTCCCCCCATCTTGACGGCGACTTCCGCCTCGGAGCCCCCATGCTGCAAGCCGCCCTGGACGCCGCCCGTCAAATCTTCTCGCCGCCCTTTCGTAATGTTCTGCTCAAGAGCCTCGGTCTGACCTTCGTCCTGCTGGCCTTGGCCTGGACGGGGCTGGACAAGGCGGCGCTGTCTTTTCTCACTGCCGACAACTATTGGTTGCGCGCAGTCGTCACCTTCGCGACCGGCGCCGGGCTCGTCGTCGGCCTTGCGTTTCTCATCGCGCCGATCTCCATCCTCGTCGCGGGGTTTTTCCTCGACGATCTCGCCGATGTGGTCGAGGAGGAGATCGATCCGCACGGGCCGCGCGGGCGTCCGCTGCCGGCCGGTCAGGCGATGGTGATGGCGCTGCGCTTCGCGCTCGTCTCGGCGGGCGTCAATCTCGTCGCGCTCTTGCTGCTGCTCGTGCCCGGCGTCAACGCCATCGTCTTCGTGCTGGCCAACGCCTATCTGTTCGGCCGGGAATATTTCGCCTTCGCCGCGACGCGCTATTGCTCGCTGGAGGAAGCTCGCGAGCTGACCCGTCGCCATGCGACGACCTTGTTCCTCGCGGGCCTGTTCATCGCCGGCTTCGTCGCCGTGCCGGGCCTCAATCTGTTCACGCCTTTGTTCGGCGTGGCCTTCATGGTGCGCCTGCACAAGCGCCTCAC
This window harbors:
- a CDS encoding class I SAM-dependent methyltransferase translates to MSIQDNAKKLPIGRRIVRALRSLVGLKNAPIPVEHVKLNRSQYKNIWNSVSVSENDAKMAVSGYIDEDLYRQMGEGTRDMLQSYVGIGPDDVVLEIGAGVGRVGAALAPICKEWIGADVAENMLGHIRQRLAAFDNVRTVATSGFDLSAVPDASVDVVYSTVVFMHLEEWDRFNYIKEGFRILRPGGRMLVDNVDITSDLGWKFFEEHCAVPPFERPAQISKTSTPQELETYFKRAGYEAIEQVRAGLWIITYGRKPAAQEQPREQAAEQQPAAPAEEAQAAG
- a CDS encoding class I SAM-dependent methyltransferase: MLGRNWFRRRPRSEEVAVASLFSGEETRAPSHQNAIDAIPGWSCHFPIELGLTAGRLPAFDDPRITWCIERYGDLTGRRVLELGPLEGAHTYMLAKAGAHIDAVEANRLAFLKCLVTREVLDFPDTRFYLGDFVQWLEQDGPRYDLVVASGVLYHMREPLRLLRALSERADAIYLWTVMVDDDQLPHAFTQKFENLDVRHYARGYGDRSVAFCGGAMDFPNWMHRDDILAVLAALGYDDVTVLNDIIGTAGNVLPTFSVFARRSASVG
- a CDS encoding sulfate transporter family protein, with product MLQAALDAARQIFSPPFRNVLLKSLGLTFVLLALAWTGLDKAALSFLTADNYWLRAVVTFATGAGLVVGLAFLIAPISILVAGFFLDDLADVVEEEIDPHGPRGRPLPAGQAMVMALRFALVSAGVNLVALLLLLVPGVNAIVFVLANAYLFGREYFAFAATRYCSLEEARELTRRHATTLFLAGLFIAGFVAVPGLNLFTPLFGVAFMVRLHKRLTAPAVRAEARAR